In the Solanum pennellii chromosome 5, SPENNV200 genome, one interval contains:
- the LOC107019871 gene encoding transcription factor MYB106-like, with product MGRSKYCGEEGLKKGPWTHEEDQKLLSFIDKHGCGSWRGLPAKAGLQRCGKSCRLRWINYLRPDIKRGKFSLQEERTIIHLHALLGNRWSAIATYLPSRTDNEIKNYWNSRLKKRLTKMGIDPMTHKPSDAGSSKYVANLSHMAEWESARLEAEARLVRKSKILFNNNNNTHNYNINPSTISQQLPYHYQQLPCLDILKAWKMTSTKLPTINDISHAILRNNLKNKKLDSSIQSSTLNSSENILAKNAPTTTKFDVDDDQNLHNLSTINSCFEDDQLLQTELPSFMQEFSGVFPEYTQNSTNGLQVDNFMGSYSEDIEDNKLLINWNNFPNYLVNSPIGSPVF from the exons ATGGGAAGATCCAAATATTGTGGTGAAGAGGGATTGAAGAAAGGTCCATGGACACATGAAGAAGACCAAAAACTATTGTCTTTTATTGATAAACATGGTTGTGGTAGCTGGAGGGGTTTGCCTGCTAAAGCtg GTTTGCAAAGATGTGGAAAGAGCTGTAGGCTAAGATGGATAAACTATCTAAGACCTGATATCAAAAGAGGAAAATTTAGCTTACAAGAAGAAAGAACCATCATTCACCTTCATGCTCTTCTTGGAAATAG ATGGTCAGCAATAGCAACTTATTTACCAAGCAGAACAGATAACGAGATAAAGAACTATTGGAATTCGCGTTTGAAGAAGAGGTTAACCAAAATGGGAATCGATCCAATGACACACAAACCAAGTGATGCAGGCTCATCAAAATATGTTGCAAACCTTAGTCACATGGCTGAATGGGAAAGTGCAAGACTAGAAGCAGAAGCTAGGCTTGTTCGAAAATCGAAAATCCTCttcaataacaacaacaatactcACAATTACAACATTAACCCTAGTACTATTTCACAACAATTACCTTATCATTATCAACAACTCCCTTGTCTAGACATATTGAAAGCATGGAAAATGACTAGCACAAAATTACCAACAATAAATGACATTAGTCATGCCATTCTACGTAATAAtttgaagaacaagaaactCGATTCATCGATACAATCATCAACGTTAAATTCCTCAGAGAATATTTTGGCGAAAAATGCACCAACTACTACAAAAtttgatgttgatgatgatcaAAATCTTCATAATTTGTCTACAATCAACTCATGTTTTGAAGATGATCAACTACTCCAAACAGAACTTCCAAGTTTCATGCAGGAGTTTTCAGGGGTATTTCCGGAATATACACAAAATTCAACAAATGGATTACAAGTGGATAATTTTATGGGAAGCTATTCTGAAGATATTGAAGATAATAAGTTACTAATTAATTGGAATAATTTTcctaattatttagttaattcaCCTATTGGTTCTCCAGTATTTTAA
- the LOC107019105 gene encoding transcription factor MYB106-like, with amino-acid sequence MGKFDKEGLKKGPWTPEEDQKLLSFIDTYGCGSWRALPAKAGLQRCGKSCRLRWINYLRPDIKRGKFSLQEERTIIQLHALLGNRWSAIATYLPSRTDNEIKNYWNSRLKKRLTKMGIDPMTHKPNGAGSSKYVANLSHMAEWESARLEAEARLVRKSKILFNNNNNSHNYNINPSTISQQLPYHYQQLPCLDILKAWQIASTKLPTINDISHAILRNNSKNKKLDSSIPSSTLNSSENIFANNAPTTTKVDDDDHQNLHNLSTINSCFEDDQLHTELPSFMQEFSGVFPEYTQNSTNGLQVDNFMGSYSEDIEDNKLLINWNNFPNYLVNSPIDCTN; translated from the exons ATGGGAAAGTTTGATAAAGAGGGATTGAAAAAAGGGCCATGGACTCCAGAAGAAGACCAAAAACTTTTGTCTTTCATTGATACATATGGTTGTGGTAGTTGGAGGGCTTTGCCTGCTAAAGCTG gTCTACAGAGATGTGGAAAGAGTTGTAGACTAAGATGGATAAACTATCTTAGGCCTGATATTAAGAGAGGAAAATTCAGTTTACAAGAAGAAAGAACTATCATTCAACTTCATGCTCTTCTTGGAAACAG ATGGTCAGCAATAGCAACTTATTTGCCAAGCAGAACAGATAACGAAATAAAAAACTACTGGAACTCACGTTTGAAAAAGAGGTTAACCAAAATGGGAATTGATCCAATGACACACAAACCAAATGGTGCGGGCTCATCGAAATATGTTGCAAATCTTAGTCACATGGCTGAATGGGAAAGTGCAAGACTAGAAGCAGAAGCTAGGCTTGTTCGAAAATCGAAGATCCTCttcaataacaacaataatagtcACAATTACAACATTAACCCTAGTACTATTTCACAACAATTACCTTATCATTATCAACAACTCCCTTGTCTTGACATATTAAAAGCATGGCAAATAGCTAGCACAAAATTACCAACAATAAATGACATTAGTCATGCCATTTTACGTAATAATTCGAAGAACAAGAAACTCGATTCATCGATACCATCATCAACGTTAAATTCCTCAGAGAATATTTTCGCGAACAATGCACCAACTACTACTAaagttgatgatgatgatcatcAAAATCTTCATAATTTGTCTACAATCAACTCATGTTTTGAAGATGATCAACTCCACACAGAACTTCCAAGTTTCATGCAGGAATTTTCAGGGGTATTTCCGGAATATACACAAAATTCAACAAATGGATTACAAGTGGATAATTTTATGGGAAGCTATTCTGAAGATATTGAAGATAATAAGTTACTAATTAATTGGAATAATTTCCCTAATTATTTGGTTAATTCACCTATTGATTGTACTAATTAA